From the genome of Chroicocephalus ridibundus chromosome 1, bChrRid1.1, whole genome shotgun sequence, one region includes:
- the COPG2 gene encoding coatomer subunit gamma-2: protein MIKKFDKKDEESGSGSNPFQHLEKSAVLQEARIFNETPINPRRCLHILTKILYLLNQGEHFGTTEATEAFFAMTRLFQSNDQTLRRMCYLTIKEMANISEDVIIVTSSLTKDMTGKEDVYRGPAIRALCRITDGTMLQAIERYMKQAIVDKVPSVSSSALVSSLHMMKISYDVVKRWINEAQEAASSDNVMVQYHALGLLYHLRKNDRLAVSKMLNKFTKSGLKSQFAYCMLIRIASKLLKESEEGHESPLFDFIESCLRNKHEMVIYEAASAIIHLPNCTARELAPAVSVLQLFCSSPKPVLRYAAVRTLNKVAMKHPSAVTACNLDLENLITDSNRSIATLAITTLLKTGSESSVDRLMKQISSFVSEISDEFKVVVVQAISALCQKYPRKHSVMMTFLSNMLRDDGGFEYKRAIVDCIISIIEENPESKESGLAHLCEFIEDCEHTVLATKILHLLGKEGPRTPSPSKYIRFIFNRVVLENEAVRAAAVSALAKFGAQNENLLPSILVLLQRCMMDSDDEVRDRATFYLNVLQQRQIALNAAYIFNGLTVSVPGMEKALHQYTLEPSDKPFDMKTVPLATAPIFEQKAEIALVTSKPEKVAPSRQDIFQEQLAAIPEFKSLGPLFKSSEPVQLTEAETEYFVRCIKHVFTNHIVFQFDCTNTLNDQLLERITVQMEPSDAYDVICCIPAPSLAYNQPGMCYTLVQIPQDDPTAVACTFSCTMKFTVRDCDPNTGVPEEDGYDDEYVLEDLEVTVSDHIQKVLKPNFAAAWEEVGDDFEKEETFALSSIKTLDEAVNNIIKFLGMQPCERSDKVPENKNSHTLYLAGVYRGGCDVLVRSRLALGDGVTMQVTVRSKEETPVDVILASVG, encoded by the exons ATGATTAAGAAGTTTGACAAGAAGGACGAGGAGTCCG GTAGTGGCTCTAATCCTTTCCAGCATTTGGAGAAGAGTGCTGTGCTTCAGGAG GCACGTATCTTTAATGAGACCCCTATAAATCCACGAAGATGCCTACACATCCTTACCAAGATCCTTTACTTGCTGAACCAG GGTGAACACTTTGGAACCACTGAAGCCACAGAAGCTTTTTTTGCAATGACCAGATTGTTTCAATCTAATGAT CAAACCCTTAGAAGAATGTGTTACCTCACTATCAAAGAGATGGCCAATATTTCTGAGGACGTCATCATTGTCACAAGCAG TTTGACCAAAGACATGACAGGGAAGGAAGATGTGTACAGAGGCCCGGCCAtcagagcgctctgcaggatcACTGAT GGGACGATGTTACAAGCCATTGAGAGATACATGAAGCAAGCCATTGTGGACAAAGTCCCCAGCGTGTCTAGTTCTGCTCTGGTGTCTTCCTTA CACATGATGAAGATCAGTTATGATGTAGTCAAACGGTGGATCAATGAAGCTCAAGAAGCAGCTTCTAGTGACAACGTCATGGTGCAG TACCATGCTCTGGGGCTGCTGTATCACCTTAGAAAAAACGATCGCCTTGCGGTTTCCAAGATGCTGAATAAGTTCACTAAATCTGGGCTGAAATCCCAGTTTGCGTACTGTATGCTGATCCGAATTGCAAGCAAACTCTTGAAGGAATCTGAAGAGGG CCATGAGAGTCCACTGTTTGACTTCATTGAGAGCTGTCTGCGGAATAAGCACGAAATGGTTATTTACGAAGCTGCTTCTGCAATCATCCATCTCCCAAACTGCACAGCCAGGGAGCTGGCACCGGCTGTTTCAG tgctgcagctcTTCTGTAGTTCTCCCAAACCTGTGTTGAGATACGCAGCTGTACGGACCCTTAATAAA GTGGCCATGAAGCATCCATCTGCAGTCACTGCCTGCAACCTAGACCTGGAAAACCTCATCACTGACTCCAACCGCAGTATCGCTACCCTGGCCATCACCACCCTGCTGAAGACAGGCAGTGAGAGCAGTGTAGACAGGCTCATGAAACAGATCTCTTCCTTCGTGTCAGAAATATCAGATGAGTTTAAG GTGGTGGTAGTACAGGCTATCAGTGCTTTGTGCCAGAAATACCCTCGGAAACACAGCGTCATGATGACCTTCCTCTCCAATATGCTCAGGGATGAT ggTGGCTTTGAGTACAAGCGAGCCATTGTGGACTGTATAATCAGCATCATTGAGGAGAATCCTGAGAGTAAGGAATCGGGCTTGGCTCACCTCTGCGAGTTCATTGAAGACTGCGAACATACTGTCCTGGCCACAAAGATCCTGCACCTGCTGGGGAAAGAGGGGCCAAGGACTCCATCCCCGTCCAAGTACATCCGCTTCATATTCAACAGGGTGGTGCTGGAGAATGAGGCTGTGAGGGCTG CTGCTGTAAGTGCGCTAGCGAAGTTTGGTGCCCAGAATGAGAATCTTCTTCCGAGCATCTTAGTGCTTTTGCAGAG GTGCATGATGGACAGTGATGATGAAGTTCGGGACAGAGCAACGTTTTACTTGAACGTGCTGCAACAGAGACAGATAGCACTGAATGCTGCCTATATTTTTAACG GGCTGACCGTCTCTGTTCCTGGGATGGAGAAAGCCTTGCACCAATATACGCTGGAGCCTTCTGACAAACCTTTTGATATGAAAACAGTTCCACTGGCTACTGCACCAATCTTTGAGCAGAAAGCAG AGATTGCCCTAGTGACCAGCAAGCCTGAGAAAGTTGCTCCTTCACGTCAGGATATATTCCAAG aacaacTGGCAGCCATTCCAGAGTTTAAGAGCTTGGGTCCGTTATTCAAGTCTTCAGAACCAGTGCAGCtcacagaagcagaaacagaGTATTTTGTTCGTTGTATTAAACACGTGTTCACAAATCACATCGTTTTCCAG TTTGATTGCACAAACACATTAAATGATCAGCTGTTAGAGAGAATCACTGTGCAAATGGAGCCGTCGGACGCTTACGATGTGATCTGTTGCATCCCAGCGCCCAGCCTGGCTTACAACCAGCCGGGCATGTGTTACACCCTTGTCCAGATTCCCCAGGATGACCCCACTGCAG tTGCTTGTACTTTCAGTTGCACAATGAAGTTCACTGTTCGAGACTGTGACCCAAACACAGGTGTGCCAGAAGAAGATGGCTATGACGATGAATATGTG CTGGAAGATTTGGAGGTGACCGTGTCTGATCACATTCAGAAGGTTTTAAAGCCTAACTTTGCAGCTGCGTGGGAAGAAGTGGGAGATGACTTTGAGAAAGAAGAAACCTTTGCACTTAGTTCCATTAAAACCCTTGACG AAGCTGTCAATAACATCATCAAGTTCTTGGGCATGCAGCCCTGTGAGAGATCAGATAAAGTGCCAGAGAACAAAAATTCTCACACGCTCTACTTAGCTG GTGTATACAGAGGTGGCTGCGATGTGCTGGTAAGGTCCAGGCTTGCGCTCGGAGATGGTGTGACCATGCAGGTGACAGTTAGGAGCAAAGAAGAAACGCCCGTAGATGTCATCCTGGCTTCTGTAGGCTGA